A window of Mus pahari chromosome 7, PAHARI_EIJ_v1.1, whole genome shotgun sequence contains these coding sequences:
- the LOC110324808 gene encoding 60S ribosomal protein L39: MSSHKTFRIKRFLAKKQKQNRPIPQWIRMKTGNKIRYNSKRRHWRRTKLGL, encoded by the coding sequence ATGTCTTCTCACAAGACTTTCCGAATCAAGCGATTCCTGGCcaagaagcaaaagcaaaatcgTCCTATTCCTCAGTGGATCCGGATGAAAACTGGTAACAAAATCAGGTACAACTCTAAGAGAAGACACTGGAGGAGAACAAAGCTGGGTCTGTAA